In the Camelus dromedarius isolate mCamDro1 chromosome 13, mCamDro1.pat, whole genome shotgun sequence genome, one interval contains:
- the GRK1 gene encoding rhodopsin kinase GRK1 yields MDFGALETVVANSAFIAARGSIDGSGGPSSRDRRYLARLKLPPLSKCEGLRESLDLDFPSVCSEQPIGKRLFQQFLRADERHVPALGLWKDVEDYDLADDDLRPQKAQAIWAEYLDPQAKLFCSFLDEGTVARAREGPVAGEDGPFQPLLQATLEHLSRAPFQEFLGSLHFLRFLQWKWLEAQPMGEDWFLDFRVLGRGGFGEVSACQMKASGKMYACKKLNKKRLKKRKGYQGAMVEKKILAKVHSRFIVSLAYAFETKTDLCLVMTIMNGGDIRYHIYNVDEENPGFPEPRAIFYTAQIISGLEHLHRHRIVYRDLKPENVLLDDDGNVRISDLGLAVELKDGQTKTKGYAGTPGFMAPELLRGEEYDFSVDYFALGVTLYEMIAARGPFRARGEKVETKELKQRILEEAVTYPDKFSQASRGFCEALLQKDPETRLGFRDGSCDGLRADPLFRDISWRQLEAGLLVPPFTPDSRTVYAKNIQDVGAFSTVKGVVFDKADTDFFQEFATGTCSVPWQEEMIETGVFGELNVWRSDGQMPDDMKGVSVQATPPSKSGMCLVS; encoded by the exons ATGGATTTCGGGGCCCTCGAGACAGTGGTGGCCAACTCGGCCTTCATCGCCGCCCGGGGCAGCATTGACGGGAGCGGTGGCCCGTCCTCCCGGGACAGGAGGTACCTGGCCAGGCTGAAGCTGCCCCCGCTCTCCAAGTGCGAGGGGCTCCGGGAGAGCCTGGACCTGGACTTCCCCAGCGTGTGCTCCGAGCAGCCCATCGGCAAGCGGCTCTTCCAGCAGTTCCTGAGGGCGGACGAGAGGCACGTGCCGGCCCTGGGGCTCTGGAAGGATGTCGAGGACTACGACTTGGCCGATGACGACCTCCGGCCGCAGAAGGCCCAGGCCATCTGGGCCGAGTACCTGGACCCCCAGGCCAagctcttctgcagcttcctggaCGAGGGGACGGTGGCGCGTGCCAGGGAGGGGCCAGTGGCCGGCGAGGACGGGCCCTTCCAGCCCCTCCTGCAGGCCACCCTGGAGCACCTGAGCCGGGCCCCCTTCCAGGAGTTCCTGGGCAGCCTGCACTTCCTGCGGTTCCTGCAGTGGAAGTGGCTGGAGGCCCAGCCCATGGGGGAGGACTGGTTCCTGGACTTCAGGGTCCTGGGGCGTGGCGGCTTTGGGGAGGTGTCGGCCTGCCAGATGAAGGCCTCCGGCAAGATGTACGCATGTAAAAAGCTGAACAAGAAGCGgctgaagaaaaggaaggggtACCAG GGCGCGATGGTGGAGAAGAAGATTCTCGCCAAAGTCCACAGCAGGTTCATAGTGTCTCTGGCCTATGCCTTCGAAACCAAGACCGACCTCTGTCTGGTGATGACCATCATGAATGGAGGTGACATAAG GTACCACATCTACAATGTGGATGAGGAGAACCCGGGCTTCCCGGAGCCGCGCGCCATCTTCTACACGGCCCAGATCATCAGTGGCCTGGAGCACCTGCACCGGCACCGCATCGTCTACCGAGACCTCAAGCCCGAGAACGTGCTCCTGGACGATGACG GCAATGTCCGAATTTCTGACCTTGGGCTGGCCGTGGAGCTGAAGGACGGGCAGACCAAGACCAAGGGCTACGCAGGGACCCCGG GTTTCATGGCCCCGGAGCTCTTGCGGGGGGAGGAGTACGACTTCTCTGTGGATTACTTTGCCCTGGGGGTCACGTTGTACGAGATGATTGCAGCCAGAGGACCCTTCCGAGCCCGCGGAGAGAAG GTGGAGACCAAGGAGCTGAAGCAGAGGATCCTCGAGGAGGCAGTCACCTACCCCGACAAGTTCAGCCAGGCCAGCAGGGGCTTCTGCGAGGCGCTGCTGCAGAAGGACCCCGAGACGCGCCTGGGCTTCAGAGACGGCAGCTGTGATGGGCTCCGTGCCGACCCCCTCTTCAGGGACATCAGCTGGCGGCAGCTGGAGGCCG GGCTGCTCGTGCCTCCCTTCACCCCGGACTCCAGGACCGTCTACGCAAAGAATATCCAGGATGTGGGGGCCTTTTCCACGGTCAAGGGGGTGGTCTTTGACAAAGCGGACACAGACTTCTTCCAAGAGTTTGCCACTGGCACCTGCTCCGTCCCCTGGCAAGAGGAGATGATTGAGACCGGTGTCTTTGGGGAGCTGAATGTGTGGCGCTCTGACGGGCAGATGCCAGATGACATGAAGGGGGTCTCTGTGCAGGCAACCCCCCCGTCCAAGTCGGGAATGTGTCTGGTGTCCTAG